The following DNA comes from Oncorhynchus mykiss isolate Arlee chromosome 16, USDA_OmykA_1.1, whole genome shotgun sequence.
CAATAtgcttctctgaattgccttgtgaaagtCTAACACTAAGTTCAGTTTTTATcatttagctagtcatgttggcaatagaataaGCTTTCAAATAATGCCACCTGGACCAGATTGCAATTTATAATGGACAGTTTTTGGTTTGCGTAAACAACACTAATTGTGTGACAGGGATGCCGGGCTGTGTTCCTAACAAAACGACCACAAGTGTGCTAACTCTAGTTCCTCAAaagcacagctaggagagctcaaaagAGCACCTTATATTTGAGGACTCTTCTGTGtcaaagtgcattgaaattacttaagaactgtgcacactttggagagggcTATATATGTGGCCACGTGGAGACACCAACAGACCTCTCACTGAAACCCTTGTCAGTTTTTGGTTACGGCTAGACGTTCCGTTAGcggaaattgcagagcgcgaaattcaaattaaattattagaaatatttaactttcatcaAATCACAAGTGTCagttttcaaaaaggctttatggcgaaagcaaagcatgtgattatctgagaacagcacccatacaaacacatgaaatcatatttcaaccaagCAGGtgcatcacgaaagtcagaaataacgatataattcatgccttacctttgaagatcttcttctgttggcactccaatgtgtcccagaaacatcacaaatggtcctttttgttTGATAAACTGTCTTTATATTCCCCAAATTTCCAttttatttggcgtgtttgattcagaaatacactggtttcaactcgcccaacatgactacaaattatcgaataagttacctgtaaactttttccaaacatttcaaacaactttcggAATTCAACTTTAGgtatcctaaaacgtaaataatcaatcaaatttaagacagcATTTATTGTGTTCAGTAGCGGATAAAATCAACGTGGAACGCATGACCTGGTGCGGCCAACAAACAAAAGAGTACACTTGGCTTGACACTCAAAGGAAAGGGctacttcatttctcaaaggaaaaacatcgaCCAATTTATAAAGACTCACATCTAGTGGAATctataggaactgcaaccaggtggCTCATAAATCTAGTTCCCCATAGAAAAGTCAcctcaattattatttttttcctggatggtttgcccttagggtttcgcctgccaaataagttctgttatccTCACAGACagaattttaacagttttagaaactttagagttttctatccaaatctacacgTATCCTAgcctttgggcatgcttttcacccggacgtgaaaatgctgccccctttcCCAAAgagaactgtgcacactttggagaggggTGTGtatgtggccacttggagacaccagcaGACCTCTCACTGAAACCTTGTCCATTTTTGGTCTTATGTATGTTTACAGAAAATAATGAATTAATAATCATGTTACTGAATATATCCGCAGTGTTTTCAGATTTCGTTGTCAACAAATGCggcaaaaagtacagtaaatgtgaaATCAACAGTAGTGTTTGGATTCAATATTTGGTTCTGTGTGGCTCCGTTGGTTGAGTATTGCGCTTGCAAATCTAGcgctgtgggtttgattcccacgggggaccagtacgaaaaatgtatgcactcactactgtaaatcgctctggattagagcgtctgctaaattagaaaaatgaaaaaaatgattgATCCAGATTGAGAAAGATACCGGAATTTAGCAACCCTATTGACAACTAAATCAAATATTAACTCCATTTGGATGTTGAACTGGTCTTTGCCCAGTCTGTCAAAGAGACTAGAGCACGATACTGAACAGATACTTTACTGAGGATAAATGAAGCATTTTTTTCTCCTGATGATGATCCATCTACTGATGGTGCAAATGCCTCAATTTGTAAAAGCAATACAAGAAAATGGGCATGCAGAGGCTCCAGGAGCCACAACAGTCTTGAACGGTTTGGAGAGGCTGAGAAACAGGGCCAGTTTCATTGCCAAAAGCTGTAAGGAAATAAGAGACAGATATGACCAAAAAGAAGATGGGCTGTACTACCTCACCACAGCCAACGGGGCGATCTACCAGACCTTCTGCGACATGACTACTGCTGGCGGTGGCTGGACACTTGTGGCGAGTGTGCACGAGAACAACATGTATGGGAAGTGCACAGTGGGTGACCGTTGGTCTAGCCAGCAAGGCAGCAACCCTAACTGGCCAGACGGAGATGGAAACTGGGCCAACATGGTTACTTTTGGAACCACAGATGGTGCCACCTCAGATGACTTCAAAAATCCTGGCTATTATGACATTGTGGCAGAAGACATGTCGGTGTGGCACGTTCCCAACAACTCCCCTATGGAAAACTGGAACATAGCCGCCATCCTCCGCTACCACACAGAGAGACGCTTTCTCACCATTTATGGGGGAAACCTGCACCAACTCTTTAAGCTCTACCCAGTGAGATATAATGCTGGGGCATGTGGCAACACAGGACCTGCCATTCCAATCGTGTATGACTTTGGGAACATAGAGACCACCAGAAATTTTTACGGGCCCAACTCAAGAAACCAGTTTGAGCCTGGCTTCATTACTTTCAGACCAATAAATAATGAACGTGCAGCCATGGCTATCTGCTCTGGGGTCAAACCAAAGCCAAACACTCGCTGCGACACTGAACATTACTGTATTGGTGGTGGTGGATACTTCCCTGAGCAGGCCCCTCGTCAGTGTGGTGACTTCCCAGGCTTTGACTGGAATGGCTATGGTACCAACACAGAATGGAGTTCATCAAAGGAGATTACTGAAGCAGCTGTGTTACTCTTCTACCGTTAAAATCCATTCTATTGATTATCAATGCCTTCAGATGGCAAGATGTAAAGATACATTTACTTAATACTGATGCTTATACTATAATCAACATCACAGCACTAtgatttgcatttgtttaatctATAAATTCCGAATACATACGTATCACATTTCCCTGTTTCAAATTGAAAGAGACTATTACAATTTTGTGAATATGAATGGCTGAAATAAAGACTACTCTAAAGGAGATATAAGTTGTGGTTTCAATATGCTTTGTCTTGCTGGCATGAAAGACATGCCAAAATGTATAGTTCGGTTAACTTTACTGTTCGCTGTCAAATCCCAATATGTCCGTTCCCTGTGTAACTTCAATATTGCAACAAATGACATGTTTATTTAACTTGCTACAAACAAATACAGGTTCTGTActttcacatacagtgccttcagaaagtattcacaccgcttgactttttctATATTATATTgctacagactgaatttaaaacgtatgtttttttttatttaaaaaaaaaataatttggtcactggcctacacacaataccccataatgtcaaagtggaatgtttTTCGAAATTGTTACAAATTTAAAAGATTATCTGAATGTTTTAAaagtcaagtattcaacccctttgtcatgccaagcctaaataagttcaggagtaaacatttgctgaaCAAGTcatataagttgcatggactcactctgtgtgcaataatagtgttaaacatgagttttgaataactacctcatctctgtaacgcacacatacaattgtctgtaaggtccctcagtcgagcagtgaatttcaaacacagattcagccacaaagaccagggaggttttccaattccccgcaaagaagggcacctactggTAGAGGGGTAAAAATAAAGCAGATATTCCTTTGAATAACGTGAAGTTATTAATTTCTTTGGATGGTgaatcaatacatccagtcactacaaagatacaggcatccttcctaattcagttgccggagaggaagggaaCAGTCGagcgatttcaccatgaggccaatggtgactttaaaacagtgaaAGGTTAAAGGCTGTGATGGGAGACAACTgcggatggatcaacaacattgtagttactccactactaactaacctaactgacaagtgaaaagaaggaagattgtacagaataaaaaatattccaaaacatacatcctgtttgcaacaaggcaataTATTGCAATCATTTTGGCAAAGCAATTGACGTCTTGTCCTGAAAACAAActtacagtggttcttcctttaaaagttgctgtgcactgcagcacagcttgccgGGTGCCGCAGAATTTTATGGCAaggtgtcagccattgttgccagaaTGACGCAATTTACCATAatctgccaccatctaccacaaaaTGTAAAGCTccaaacttttaaaggaagaaccactatgtttggggcaaatccaatacaacaccttACTGTACTCCTTATTGTCAAAGCATAGTGGTGACTGTATCATttcatgggtatgcttgtaatttttaaggactgggaagtttttcaggataaaaaatgtacggaatggagctaagcgcaAGCAAAaccctagagaaaaacctggctcaggtgtagattgagggaaaacaactatttaatcaattgtaaaataaggctgtaacgtaacaaaacatggaaaaagtcaaggggcctgaatactttctgaatgcaatgaTTGAGCAAATTGCAGTGGCCCTAGGGGACGAGTTCAAACTCTACCTGCTGCAGCTCCTTCCACACTGCTGTACGTCTTCATGCACGACATGAGCAAGGGCTGCCGTTTGACCATCATGGTAAGGTCATGAGGATAACGTCATCTACCTCCACACAGATTTACTTCTGGGGGATTGCTTGACCACCTTTTGGTCAGAATAGGACCTTTCCAAGAAAGTGTCAGCGGGCAgaactggttgaaatgacattTACCTCTGGATGTGTATATCGGTCCAGTTATGTCATTGCCCGCTCATTTATCCCATTGCCTTAGCCAGCAATGACATAAATGTCTGGTCCGACACAGACATGCAGAGTTACATTTGAGTGTGGGAGTCTCATCACTTTGGACTATGTCGTGTGCTTTATTCTCCCAGCACCACAGATGTAGTAAGGGAGTCTCATCACTTTGGACTATGTCGTGTGCTTTATTCTCCCAGCACCACATAGAGGTAATGTAAGTGTGGGAGTCTCATCACTTTGAACTATGTCGTGTGCTTTATTTTCCCAGCACCACATAGAGGTAATGTAAGTGTGGGAGTCTCATCACTTTGGACTATGTCGTGTGCTTTTTTCTCCCAGCACCACATAGAGGTAATGTGAGTGTGGGAGTCTCATCACTTTGGACTATGTCGTGTGCTTTATTCTCCCAGCACCACATAGAGGTAATGTGAGTGTGGGAGTCTCATCACTTTGGACTATGTCTTGTGCTTTTTTCCCCCGGTTCAACTTCAGGTACCTTTTCTGACAGTTGCTGCTGTTGCTGAGAACGCAATCCTGTACGCATTCCTTTACCTCTCTTGTTGGAATTCACTGATTTGCGGTACGCCATCCCACCACTGCCACCAtatgtcacgtagagtaggccagaaggctaaactggataacctaacctctattaaaataaaaagatggcggagccgcaaaagttcttctgtgcaaaggtgtttatttacaagtgattccggaacaaaaaacaacagtactgccatcaacgtctaccttaggggacagcttaaaaacaatgctgccccatccacagctcaatccaaaaaatgcccccctagagactggagagaggctccttttgtagggctagcccctcccctcagaacaattaaccctaattaattaatcaattaacaatacaaacctacattttccatgaactaaacatactaaaggatatacattgcaacacggttttaaacaatatcacaacataacatttacaacattacatcactactgacaatatctttcaatatgcccatatgcattaatgagccatttgggacaggcactataaagccaacccaattcccttagctcgggtccttttccagcatacccggaagctacagagaaggagagagaggaacagaacaaacaaacaatgcgctcatccacaacattgataagtataataattattgtatctctcaaatatgaacattgacaagtgtgaaatgcctgcaccaagaaagaagttaatttgtgtgtctacccacattgttaacttatggtctaatggcgcagggaggagtgatgaatatgtgtgtgcgttaaagaatcaaatgctgcccgcggccagtAACGGACTTCTACGTCACATAGAGGTAATGTGAGTGTGGGAGTCTTATCACTTTGGACTATGTCGGGTGCTTTATTTTCCCAGCACCATAGAGGTAATGTGCCGGTGCGCTCATTAATATTTGTTCTGAAAACTTGTTTTTCCTGTAACCAATGATGACTACATCAACACGCATTGTAATTGTACAGCTGCAGTCATGGTTAGTGAAATATACAGTCTGAGGATTTGAGGAAACATAAAATGTAATGATCTTACAAACCTGATAAATGATTTATCTACTGCAACAACAGCTCTCCATCACAGACCAGTTTACTTCCTGTTCTTCCAGTTACCATTTGTTTGGGTTTGCCATCAAAACTCACCCCGTGACTCTTTGACTCTAGCCAAAGCACCATCGTTACAACAACCCAGCCAATGAAGCATAGCTGGCACTCTCCTATTTCACCGATTTTAGTAACGACAACAATACAGGTTTTCCTCAAACAGCAAATCTCGGCGGTGAAAATAGACCATAGGGTTAACATCGCACTCTAACCCACCACAGTTATTCAACTCTCCTTTGTAGCGCTTGTCTTGTTTCTCTAAGGCAGCGATGAATATCAGCTAACCAGAAGCATGCTAGTTTCAACCCCCTACACTATGTCTGGGTATGGTCTTTCGAACCTGAATTCTGGgttaagtcccaaatggcacccgatttcCTATACAGTGCCATACTTTTCCCCAGAGCCAATaagggggctctggtcaaaagtagtacactatatagggaattgggtgccatttgggatgcaggtctAACCTCGATACGTATCACCAGAGGGTCATGGCAGAGCCAGAAAGAATCAGGTTACCTTCCTAGTCCAAGTAGAGAAAAGGAAACAGAACTCCATCATTTGAGGGAGCTGTCCGCCCCATCTCATTGAGAAATTGTGTACAGGAAAATCAGTTAGTTCCACAGAAAAGGTCTACCCACGAAGAAGAAGAATCTCTTTTGGATGATGAGAATGTTGGCATTGGCAATCACTTctcacaaacaatactgtacaggTTGCATCCGTATGCTTTATAAATACAAACGCCCAATTGACATTGCTGATGCAAAACAAGTTATTTCGTACCACATGCCCTGTTATATTTTTGGACCATCATACCAGTATAAGGATGCATAGTGTGCTACCTATACCAGTCGCTCCCACTAGGTGTACCATGAGCTCTGGTCCTTAGATTACCCTTTGTAACTCTACTGGCTCTATTGTGTCTTCAGCTCCTCTGTTAGGTGCCAACCTGGACGACTAGCTCCACATGTTGCTGCCTcccaaaaagtacatttttagTACAGCTCTGATTCACATGAGTATTTTCATTCCATGTTAAATTTTCTTTCCCACCTCTTACCAATTTGTACTATAGAATTTACTGTACCGAAGAAATGGGGCCTACTTTCTTAGATACAAAGTTCCAGGGTCTTAGGTTTTGTTGTCACACTCTGTTCATTAACTATCTGGGCTGGATGGAGGAAATGTGttcataatcaatcaatcaaatgtatttataaagccctttttacatcagccgatgtcaaagtgcaatacagaaacccagcctaaaaccccaaacagcaagcaatgcaggtgtagaagcacggtggctaggaaaaactaggaggaaacctagagaggaaccaggctatgaggggttgccagtcctcttctggctgtactgggttgagattataacagtacatgaccaaaatgttcaaacgttcatagatgaccaggagGGTCAAATAACAATcatagtggttgtagagggtgtaacaggtcagcacctcaggagtaaatgtcagttggcttttcatagccgagcattcagtgTTAGAGACCGCACATGCGgtagagagagttgaaaacagcaggtctgagacaggagcacgtccggtgaacaggtcagggttccatagtcgcaggcagaacagttgaaactagagcagcagcacagccaggtggactgtggacagcaaggagtcatcaggccaggtagtcctgaggcatggtcctagggctcaggtccgggaggggagggcgagggagagagagaattagagggagcatacttcaaTTCATACAGGACACTgcataagacaggataaatactccagacataacagactgaccctagccccccgacacataaactactgcagcataaatactggaggctgagacaggaggggtcaggagacactgtggccccatccgatgatacccctgaAGAGGGCAAACCAGGCAGGATatgaccccacccactttgccaaagcacagcccccacaccactagatatcttcaaaccaccaactttctaccctgagacaaggctgagtatagcccacgaagatcacCCCCCACGGCATGAACCTGAGGGGGGCGCCAAACCTGGACAGGATGATcccgtcagtgactcaaccaactcaaatgacgcacccctcctagggacggcatggaagagcaccagtaagccagtgactcagcccctgtaatagggttagaggcagagaatcccaggggagagagaggaactggccaggcagagacagcagttCTTGCTCCAGTgcctcaatcataggacctactgaagagatgagtcttcagtaaagtctTAAAGGGCGAGAcagtctgcgtctctcacgtggataggcagaccattccataaaaatggggctctataggagaaagccctgccttcagatgtttgcttagaaattctagggacaataaggaggcctgcgtcttgtgaccgtagcgtacgtgtaggtaaaTACATTTCATAAATCTAGTTCCCCATAGAAAAGTCACCTCAATTATAATttttttcctggatggtttgcccttagggtttcgcctgccaaataagttctgttatccTCACAGACagaattttaacagttttagaaactttagagttttctatccaaatctacacgTATCCTAgcctttgggcatgcttttcacccggacgtgaaaatgctgccccctttcCCAAAgagaactgtgcacactttggagaggggTGTGtatgtggccacttggagacaccagcaGACCTCTCACTGAAACCTTGTCCATTTTTGGTCTTATGTATGTTTACAGAAAATAATGAATTAATAATCATGTTACTGAATATATCCGCAGTGTTTTCAGATTTCGTTGTCAACAAATGCggcaaaaagtacagtaaatgtgaaATCAACAGTAGTGTTTGGATTCAATATTTGGTTCTGTGTGGCTCCGTTGGTTGAGTATTGCGCTTGCAACTCTAGcgctgtgggtttgattcccacgggggaccagtacgaaaaatgtatgcactcactactgtaaatcgctctggattagagcgtctgctaaattagaaaaatgaaaaaaatgattgTCTTCTCAGGTGAACTGTTTGTTTTCCTCACCTTTTAGTCTAATAATCTCAACTGCTCCCTTTTttctaccatggttatgcatatgctttcCACATTTCTTCTCTAAGAAACATTtaaatttagccctatccatatagaccTCTTCCcatgagtgtaaagggttaaaattccagaaaaccgttggaggattctggatttcctgcttattcccatCTGATTTCTATGAATCTTCCAACCAGGGTTTTTGGAAAACCTCCAGATTGAGAAAGATACCGGAATTTAGCAACCCTATTGACAACTAAATCAAATATTAACTCCATTTGGATATTTGAACTGGTCTTTGCCCAGTCTGTCAAAGAGACTAGAGCACGATACTGAACAGATACTTTACTGAGGATAAATGAAGCATTTTTTTCTCCTGATGATGATCCATCTACTGATGGTGCAACTGCCTCAATTTGTAAAAGCAATACAAGAAAATGGGCATGCAGAGGCTCCAGGAGCCACAACAGTCTTGAACGGTTTGGAGAGGCTGAGAAACAGGGCCAGTTTCATTGCCAAAAGCTGTAAGGAAATAAGAGACAGATATGACCAAAAAGAAGATGGGCTGTACTACCTCACCACAGCCAACGGGGCGATCTACCAGACCTTCTGCGACATGACTACTGCTGGCGGTGGCTGGACACTTGTGGCGAGTGTGCACGAGAACAACATGTATGGGAAGTGCACAGTGGGTGATCGTTGGTCTAGCCAGCAAGGCAGCAACCCTAACTGGCCAGACGGAGATGGAAACTGGGCCAACATGGTTACTTTTGGAACCACAGATGGTGCCACCTCAGATGACTTAAAAAATCCTGGCTATTATGACATTGTGGCAGAAGACATGTCGGTGTGGCACGTTCCCAACAACTCCCCTATGGAACACTGGAACATAGCCGCCATCCTCCGCTACCACACAGAGAGACGCTTTCTCACCATTTATGGGGGAAACCTGCACCAACTCTTTAAGCTCTACCCAGTGAGATATAATGCTGGGGCATGTGGCAACACAGGACCTGCCATTCCAATCGTGTATGACTTTGGGAACATAGAGACCACCAGAAATTTTTACGGGCCCAACTCAAGAAACCAGTTTGAGCCTGGCTTCATTACTTTCAGACCAATAAATAATGAACGTGCAGCCATGGCTATCTGCTCTGGGGTCAAACCAAAGCCAAACACTCGCTGCGACACTGAACATTACTGTATTGGTGGTGGATACTTCCCTGAGGAGGCCCCTCGTCAGTGTGGTGACTTCCCAGGCTTTGACTGGAATGGCTATGGTACCAACAAAGAATGGAGTTCATCAAAGGAGATTACTGAAGCAGCTGTGTTACTCTTCTACCGTTAAAATCCATTCTATTGATTACCAATGCCTTCAGATGGCAAGATGTAAAGATACATTTACTTAATACTGATGCTTATACTATAATCAACATCACAGCACTAtgatttgcatttgtttaatctATAAATTCCGAATACATACGTATCGCATTTCCCTGTTTCAAACTGAAAGAGACTATTACAATTTTGTGAATATGAATGGCTGAAATAAAGACTACTCTAAAGGAGATATAAGTTGTGGTTTCAATATGCTTTGTCTTGTTGGCATGAAAGACGTGCCAAAATGTATAGTTCGGTTAACTTTACTGTTCGCTGTCAAATCCCAATATGTCCGTTCCCTGTGTAACTTCAATATTGCAACAAATGACATGTTTATTTAACTTGCTACAAACAAATACAGGTTCTGTActttcacatacagtgccttcagaaagtattcacaccgcttgactttttctATATTATATTgctacagactgaatttaaaacgtatgtttttttttatttaaaaaataataatttggtcactggcctacacacaataccccataatgtcaaagtggaatgtttTTCGAAATTGTTACAAATTTAAAAGATTATCTGAATGTTTTAAaagtcaagtattcaacccctttgtcatgccaagcctaaataagttcaggagtaaacatttgctgaaCAAGTcatataagttgcatggactcactctgtgtgcaataatagtgttaaacatgagttttgaataactacctcatctctgtaacgcacacatacaattgtctgtaaggtccctcagtcgagcagtgaatctcaaacacagattcaaccacaaagaccagggaggttttccaattccccgcaaagaagggcacctactggTAGAGGGGTAAAAATAAAGCAGATATTCCTTTGAATAacgtgaagttattaattactttggatggtgaatcaatacatccagtcactacaaagatacagacatccttcctaattcagttgccggagaggaagggaaCAGTCGagcgatttcaccatgaggccaatggtgactttaaaacagtgaaAGGTTAAAGGCTGTGATGGGAGACAACTgcggatggatcaacaacattgtagttactccactactaactaacctaactgacaagtgaaaagaaggaagattgtacagaataaaaaatattccaaaacatacatcctgtttgcaacaaggcaataTATTGCAATCATTTTGGCAAAGCAATTGACGTCTTGTCCTGAAAACAAActtacagtggttcttcctttaaaagttgctgtgcactgcagcacagcttgccgGGTGCCGCAGAATTTTATGGCAaggtgtcagccattgttgccagaaTGACGCAATTTACCATAatctgccaccatctaccacaaaaTGTAAAGCTccaaacttttaaaggaagaaccactatgtttggggcaaatccaatacaacaccttACTGTACTCCTTATTGTCAAAGCATAGTGGTGACTGTATCATttcatgggtatgcttgtaatttttaaggactgggaagtttttcaggataaaaaatgtacggaatggagctaagcgcaAGCAAAaccctagagaaaaacctggctcaggtgtagattgagggaaaacaactatttaatcaattgtaaaataaggctgtaatgtaacaaaacatggaaaaagtcaaggggcctgaatactttctgaatgcaatgaTTGAGCAAATTGCAGTGGCCCTAGGGGACGAGTTCAAACTCTACCTGCTGCAGCTCCTTCCACACTGCTGTACGTCTTCATGCACGACATGAGCAAGGGCTGCCATTTGACCATCATGGTAAGGTCATGAGGATAACGTCATCTACCTCCACACAGATTTACTTCTGGGGGATTGCTTGCCCACCTTTTGGTCAGAATAGGACCTTTCTAAGAAAGTGTCAGCGGGCAgaactggttgaaatgacattTACCTCTGGATGTGTATATCGGTCCAGTTATGTCATTGCCCGCTCATTTATCCCATTGCCTTAGCCAGCAATGACATAAATGTCTGGTCCGACACAGACATGCAGAGTTACATTTGAGTGTGGGAGTCTCATCACTTTGGACTATGTCGTGTGCTTTATTCTCCCAGCACCACAGATGTAGTAAGGGAGTCTCATCACTTTGGACTATGTCGTGTGCTTTATTCTCCCAGCACCACAGATGTAGTAAGGGAGTCTCATCACTTTGGACTATGTCGTGCGCTTTATTCTCCCAGCACCACAGAGGTAATGTGAGTGTGGGAGTCTCATCTCTTTGGACTATGTCGTGTGCTTTATTTTCCCAGCACCACATAGAGGTAATGTAAGTGTGGGAGTCTCATCACTTTGGACTATGTCGTGTGCTTTTTTCTCCCAGCACCACATAGAGGTAATGTGAGTGTGGGAGTCTCATCACTTTGGACTATGTCGTGTGCTTTATTCTCCCAGCACCACATAGAGGTAATGTGAGTGTGGGAGTCTCATCACTTTGGACTATGTCTTGTGCTTTTTTCCCCCGGTTCAACTTCAGGTACCTTTTCTGACAGTTGCTGCTGTTGCTGAGAACGCAATCCTGTACGCATTCCTTTACCTCTCTTGTTGGAATTCACTGATTTGCGGTACGCCATCCCACCACTGCCACCAtatgtcacg
Coding sequences within:
- the LOC110491871 gene encoding intelectin-like encodes the protein MKHFFLLMMIHLLMVQMPQFVKAIQENGHAEAPGATTVLNGLERLRNRASFIAKSCKEIRDRYDQKEDGLYYLTTANGAIYQTFCDMTTAGGGWTLVASVHENNMYGKCTVGDRWSSQQGSNPNWPDGDGNWANMVTFGTTDGATSDDFKNPGYYDIVAEDMSVWHVPNNSPMENWNIAAILRYHTERRFLTIYGGNLHQLFKLYPVRYNAGACGNTGPAIPIVYDFGNIETTRNFYGPNSRNQFEPGFITFRPINNERAAMAICSGVKPKPNTRCDTEHYCIGGGGYFPEQAPRQCGDFPGFDWNGYGTNTEWSSSKEITEAAVLLFYR
- the LOC118939525 gene encoding intelectin-like, which produces MKHFFLLMMIHLLMVQLPQFVKAIQENGHAEAPGATTVLNGLERLRNRASFIAKSCKEIRDRYDQKEDGLYYLTTANGAIYQTFCDMTTAGGGWTLVASVHENNMYGKCTVGDRWSSQQGSNPNWPDGDGNWANMVTFGTTDGATSDDLKNPGYYDIVAEDMSVWHVPNNSPMEHWNIAAILRYHTERRFLTIYGGNLHQLFKLYPVRYNAGACGNTGPAIPIVYDFGNIETTRNFYGPNSRNQFEPGFITFRPINNERAAMAICSGVKPKPNTRCDTEHYCIGGGYFPEEAPRQCGDFPGFDWNGYGTNKEWSSSKEITEAAVLLFYR